CACTGGCCGAGCAGTACAAGGTGGATCTCGTGTTGCTTGGGACGCGAGGCTTCGGGCCGATCAAAGAACGACTGTTGGGCAGCGTGGCCCATCGCGTGCTGACGTTCGCTCCGAGCGCCAAGCTGATTCTTCGCAGTCCGCTGAAAGCCTTGGACAAGGTACTGCTTCCCCTCCAAGGTCAGCCCGACGCGGAACATGCGCTCCGATTTCTCCAACAACGGCCGTTCCGAAATCCGCCCATGCTCACTCTCTTCACCGTCTTACCCCATACCAAGCCGCCATGGCCGGTCAATGACACCGCCGCCGAACAGATGGAAGCCCAGGCGCTCCGCGAGGCCGAGGCCTTCCTCAATGATACGGCGGCTAAATTGCCGGCTCTCGGCCATGAGACCCGGGTCGTCGCCTCGTTGGGCACTCCGGTCGAAGGGATTCTGAAAGAAGCCGGGGCCTGGCAGCCCGACCTCATCCTCATGGGATCCCGCGGGCGCAAAGGCGTCTCGCGGCTCGTGCTGGGCAGTGTCTCTCACGCCCTCCTGCACCAAGGCACATACCCCTTGATGGTGTTCAACTGAGGAGGAAAAGCCATGCCCATGTATGAGTACAAGTGTCTCGACTGTGGAAAGGAATCGGTGCTGGTCGTGACGCTCAAGGCGCATGAACAGGGAGACGTGGCCTGCCCGGCCTGTGGGAGCAAAAGGCTTGAACAACGCTTCAGTCCGTTCATTGCGCACACGAGCAAGAAAAGTTAGGTGGCTTCGTGCGCAGGAACAGAGAGGTCGCCGCGCTCATCGGTCTTGTGTCGCTCTTGATTCTGATCGACGCGGCGATACCGGCTGGTCTTTCCGCGCAGGAGTATCCTTCCGATTCGGAACGAGGGAGAGCGATTTATGCGCGTCACTGTCGCTCTTGCCACGGAGACAAGGGCGAGGGGAACGGGCCGTCGGCGGAGACCCTGCCCCTTCCGCCCGCCAATTTTCGTCGTCTTCGGTCGATCCTCAAGTCGGATGAGGATCTGTTGCGGGTGATCGAGCATGGCATCGTCTTCAGTCCGATGCACGCCTGGCGAGGGCGGCTGGCCGATGGAGAAATGCAGGATGTTTTGGCTTACATTCGCCTGCTCTCACAATCCAGCCCGTGACATCCGGTTCGGCCTCGATGGCGACACCGCCGACTATGGAACCCCTGGTTGAAACACTGGACTCCCACGACGCGCTGATCCTGGTTGACGTCCAGAACGATTTCCTCCCCGGCGGTCCGCTCGGCGTCGCCGACAGTGGCGCAATCGTCCCGATACTATCGGAGTACGTTCGCCGATTTCACGAAAGAGGGCTCCCGATTTTCCTCACGAGGGATTGGCACCCTCGGAACCATTGCTCGTTCCAACAGCAAGGAGGACCCTGGCCGCTTCACTGTCTGGCCGGCTCGCAGGGCGCATTGCCGCCCGATCAATTTCCGGTTCCAGCGCCAGCCGTAATCATTTACAAAGGCATCGATCCGGACCAGGACGCCTACTCCGGCTTTCAAGGAACGGCCCTCCACCGCCACCTCCAAGCCCTTGATGTCCGACGGCTCTTCATCGGCGGATTGGCGACCGACTATTGCGTACTGAACACCGTCAAGGATGCCCTCTCCCTCGGCTATGCCGTCCGTTTGCTGACGGACGCGATCAAGGCGGTCGACGTCCGGCCCGATGACGGCGAACGGGCCGAGCAAGAGATGATTCGCCTGGGCGCCGTCCCCATCCGATTGGAGGATTTGACCCGATGAACCCTTCCCGAAGCGCCCTGCTCACCGACCTCTATGAACTCACCATGGCCCAGGCGTACCTGGAACGGGAGATGACCGAACCGGCCGTGTTCGAATTTTTTGTGCGCAAACTGTCGCCCCACCGCAATTTCTTGATCGCCGCCGGCCTTGAACAGGTTCTGGACTTTCTCGCCGGTCTGCGCGTCACGCAAGAGGAATTGGCGTGGCTCGAGGAGACCAGGTTGTTCAAGTCACACCTGCTGTACTTTTTGGAAACCCTGCGGTTCACGGGGGCCGTGGCGGCCATGCCGGAGGGAACGCCGTTTTTCCCGCACGAGCCGATTCTCCGCGTGGTGGCACCCCTGCCGGTCGCGCAACTCGTCGAAAGCCGTGTCATGAACCTGCTGCACGTTCAGACTATGATCGCCTCCAAGGCGGCCCGGTCGGTCTTGGCGGCCAAGGGCAAACCCCTCATTGATTTCGGACTGAGGCGGGCGCATGGAGCGGAGGCCGGGCTGCTCGCGGCGCGGGCCAGCTATTTGGTCGGGTTTTCGGGCACCGCCACCGTGCTGGCCGGCATGGTCTATGACATTCCCATCTACGGCACGATGGCCCATTCGTTCGTCCAAGCCCATCGCGATGAACGGGAGGCCTTCGAGCACTTCGCCCACGCGCAGCCGGATAATGTGATCTTTCTGATCGACACGTACGATACGGAGGCGGCCGCGCGACTGGTCGTCTCAATAGCTCCCTCTCTCAAAGCCAAAGGCATCACGGTCAAGGGCGTTCGCTTGGACAGTGGCGACCTCGCGGCCCATGCGCGGGCCGTCCGCCGAATTCTCGACGACGGGGGGCTGTCTCACGCCCAGATTCTCGCGAGCGGCAATCTCGATGAATATCGCGTGCAGGCACTGGTTGAAAGTGGAGCCCCTATTGACAGTTTTGCCGTCGGCACGGCCATGACCACGTCCGCCGATGCGCCGTCGTTGGATTGCGCGTACAAGTTGCAAGAGTATGCCGGGCATCCCTGCCGCAAGCGATCGGAAGGCAAGGCGACATGGCCCGGTCGAAAACAGGTTTATCGCTCTTATACGGATGACGGCCTGCTCGACTACGACGTCGTCACCACACTGGAGGACGTTCAAACGGGGCTTCCCCTTCTGCAAGACGTGATGAGAGACGGGGCGCGCCTTGCCCCTTCACCCAGCTTGCACGAGGTGCGCCGCTCCACCATGGAACAACTCGCGCGCCTGCCGCTCTCCTTGCGGGCCCTTGAAACGGCTCCGCCCCATCCCGTTCGGATCGCCCCGGCTTTACAAGCTTTGGCCCGGACGGTGGACCGGGACCTTGCCCATCAACAAAAACAATCCTGAGGAATCGCGCCATGGCCGCCACATCTGAACATCACGTCTCAATCGCGCAAGGGTCGGTCGTCTTGGAAGGGTTGCTCGGTCTGCCGGTTGGTTCGCAGGGAGCGGTCATCTTCGCGCATGGCAGCGGCAGCGGCCGATTCAGCCCTCGCAACAACTTCGTGGCCCGCCATCTTCAGCAACAGGGGCTCGCCACTCTCCTCCTTGATCTGCTCACGGAAGAGGAAGCATCCGACCGGCGCAAAGTCTTTGACATCGACCTCTTGGCGGATCGGCTCCTGTTGGCCAAAACGTGGCTCGAATCGGACCGGAGGACGAGTCATCTCCGGATCGGCTACTTCGGCGCCAGCACCGGCGCGGGCGCGGCACTGCAAGCCGCAGCTCGTGAGCCCTCGAACATTCACGCCGTCGTCTCTCGGGGCGGACGGCCGGACCTCGCCGAGCCCTATCTCTCGCGTGTCACGGCACCGACCCTCCTGATCGTCGGCGGCCACGATTTCCCGGTCATTGAAATGAATCGGGCGGCGTATGAACTGCTGACTTGTGAAAAGAAGCTCGTCATCATCCCCGGCGCTACCCACCTGTTCGAGGAGCCGGGCACGTTGGAGCAGGTGGCGGAACAGGCAGGGAGTTGGTTTTTCCGGCACCTACACTCATCCTCCCAGTAACAAGAGCGATGTGGTGGGGTGTGATATCCGGAACGATCTCTTCCGTTCACGTTGCGCCATCCATAGCCCCATCCACTGCTCATAGACATCCCGCCGAGGGCCGACGAAAACAATATCCAGACAGCCTTCATCATCATGAATCCGATAGATGTACGTCCGGACCCGAATAAGACCGAAGACCCGCCAGCTCATACCGAAGCGCATGACCGGCAAGAGGACCCGCAACGAGATCGCTGATGCCTTGCACGAGTGGGACCACAAACCAGCGAAAGCTGTTCGGCAGATAGGGGGACCGATCGGTTGCGGGCGGCGAACCTATCAACCCTTCACCAACCTGTGGAAAGAAGCCATTCATCATTCCCGGTGCCACCCACCTGTTCGAAGAACCAGGCACGTTGGAACAGGTGGGGGACCATGCAGGAAGATAGTTTCTGCAGTACTTTAAACCAGCAGTGAACTCGATGGGGGCATAGCAAGATCCGTCCGCTACCCGAACTTGTTCCTTGCATATTCGAATATCGTTTCAGCCGCCTCTTTTGCAGAGAACCGCGTCGTGTCGATCCTCACTTCCGGATAGGCCGGCGCCTCATAGGCATCTTGTAATCCTGGAACGGTCGACGTTTCGCCCCGCTGGCCCCGTTGATACGTCCCTTTGTAATCACGCTGCATACACAGCTCCAAGGGACAGACGACCGCCACTTCGATGAATCGAGGAATCAGAGTTCGGGCGAAATCCCGATAGGCCCGCCGGTTGGCCGTGGCATCAAAGATGACCGTCACCCCGTGCGCGACCAGTCTGCTACCCATGAAGGCCAAGGCCCGATAAAACAGGTCCCGCTCTTCGCGGGAGTAGGTGGGCGCCGGGGTCAGGATCCGCCTCACGGCGTCGGATTCCAACACCTCGACAACATGGCCCGCCGCTTCGAGCTTTGGTTTCAACGCGGCGGCGATCGTGCTCTTGCCCGATGCCGGCAGACCGGTGAGCCAGATCGCGCATGCTTTGGAAGATGCGTTTGCCGTCATTGGTCAATCGTGAATGATCGGAAGCGCGGAACCACTCACTGAAAAATCGCTCGACACGGTCTACCCCGTGAACATTCGCATCACGGCTGACGTTGTCGCCTGATGACTGACGCCAGGCTACAGACCACAGTACTCGTTCACCCGAGTCGGCTCAAAGCGCGGCGACTCAAGCACCTGTTGTATAAAGTGAAAGAGGCTCCGTCTCACTTCCATCGACAGGTCCGGATACCACACTGGGCTCGCCACCACCAGGCCGCGAAAGGCATAGAACGGCGCGGCTGTTCCCGTCACGTCCTGATCGCCGCTGGCCTCGATATAGGTGTCCCAGAACAGCCGAAACAGCACCTCAAACGGCCCTGTGAGCTTGCCCCAGCGGATCAGCGAACTCAGGAGATAATTGATCGTCATCGCCGTCACATCGTCGGCCGGTTCACCCCATTCGCCTCGCGACCGATCCAAGACGGAAAAATCCGTTCCGCTCCTGAACAGAACGTTATAGGGATGAAAATCCCCGTGGACTTGGGACAGCCGGTCGGCCTTGTCGCGCAACCGCCAGCGCCAACGGTTACAGGACTCTTCGATCGTGCGCAGGAGGTCGCCCGTGATGAATCCGCACCGTTTGGGGTAACTGTCCGTGAGCCCCATGATACATTCGCCGTGGCCGATCAACTCCCGGAGACGGCGTTTGTAGAGGTCTTCGTCTCGCCGTTTGGTCTTGTGGATCTCGGCGAGATACCGGGCTAGCGCGACTGTCCTTCGCCGATCCAACGGTCGCGGGGTCCCGCCTTTCGCCAGTCGTTCAAGATCCAGATGGTAACTCGTTCCGTTTGCCCATTCATTCAGTACGAAGAACTCACGGGCCTCGGCGACGGAGAAGAGGCGGTGGTGGTCATCAAACGCCCCGACGTCGAGCGCCTTCACGTGCCGCGGCAGCCGGCCATAGGAATCATAATCCCACAACATCGCCTGGGCCCGATCGGCCATGTGCTCGTGGCCGAACGGGCCGGCCTTCATCGTTTCGAGCACGGCGGATTGCGCGCGCCCCCCGACGCGAAAGGTCAACTTGACCGGCGTGCCGTAGCCATATCGCTTTTGGACTCCCTTGCCACTGGCCTTGCCGATCACGTCATAGGCCAGCAACTCGGCATCGGAGCCGAACCGACTTTGAAGGTACCGTTGCAACCGGACCTTGCTCAGTGCCGACATATTTCACCCTTTCGCAAGCGCCGTTCCGCCGGCAGTCCCCAAACTTGGAAACCGATCACCGGCCATCAGATCCATACTCGGTCTTCTGTTCCAGCCTACTCGACAGACTGAGCGCTGAGTATGGCACGTTCGCCCGTCCTTCACAGCCTCTTTTTTATCTCTTAACCCCTTCCAGAACCTGTCGCGTTCGGCCACATCCATCGAATGGTCACTGTGGTGAAAGGCGTCAGATTGACCGTTTCGCGTCCCTTCGGGAACTGGACCCGTCAAGCGCCCGAAACGTTGCCCGTTGTTCCTTCGACTCAAGATGAAGGAAACATGGTGTCATCGGCACATCGTTTGCTCGTTGTTCTGGGTAAAGAAACGGATGTCACACGTTGAGTAGGGAGGGACCATGCAATTGGAAATCGAAAGCCGCAATGTGGCGATGACTCCTCGATGGAAAGCCGAGATCGAAGCCCGCATGCAAGACTTGCAACGGGGACACGACGATCTGATTCACGGCCGGGTGACGTTGACCAAGAATCGACATCACAAGAAACAGGCCAACGTCGCCGAGGCGCTCGTGGTGGTATCCCTGCCCGGTCGTCATACTATCACCGCTCGCAAAGAGGAAAAGACGTTTGAAGAAGCGATTAGAAGCGCCTTTGCCGCCGTCGAGACGGAATTGAGAAAGTATCGGGAGAAACGGGCCCGCAAAGAGGTGCGCCTGCCGCCGCTTCCTCCCTATCGCGGCGTGGTCTGCAAACTCTTTCCGAAAGAACGGTACGGTTTCATCCTGAAGGAAGGAGGCGGAGAGGTCTACTTTCACGCCAACGCGCTGCAAGACCTCGCCTTCGACGAGGTGGAGGACGGCATGGAGGTCCTGTTCAACCTGGAAGAGGGTGCCAAGGGGCCCCAGGCCACGGTGGTCACGACTCCCGACCCCGTTGCGTCCAAGGCACTTTCGTGACACCTTCATGACAATGGACAAATACAAACTTCCCGTCTCGATGCTGGCGCCCATCATCAAGCCGGCCCACCTCGGGTTGGAACACACGGGCGAGCTGGAGCCGCTGACCGACATCATCGGCCAAGACCGAGCGGTCGAGGCCCTGGAATTCGGCTTGAGCATGAAAAGCGCGGGGTTCAACCTGTACGTCTCCGGCCCGGTCGGAACCGGAAAGGGTACGCTCGTTCGGCAGATGGCGAAACGGGTGGCGCAAGCATCCCCCGCTCCATCCGATTGGTGCTATGTCAACAATTTCCAGGACCCTTCCCGCCCCGTCTGTCTCGCGCTTCCGGCCGGTCAAGGGACGTCGTTTAAGCGGGCCATGGGAGACTTCATCGAAGGGCTGCGCCGCGAGATCCCCTTGGCCTTCGAGAGCAAGAAATATCTCGACGCCAAGGCTCGCCTGCAAGAAGACTTCGATTCCAAAAAGAAAGCGCTCTTTCAGGAATTGACCGAACTCAGCCGGAGCCGTGGATTCGGCTTTGAGGAAACGCCCGTCGGATTTGGGATCGTCCCTCTCAAGGCCGGCCGCCCCATGACGGAGGCCGACCTCGAGTCATTGACCGATGAAGAACGGCGCGACCTCGACGAGCGTCGCAAAATCCTTGAGGGAGAGATCCGTGATTTTCACGTGCGCGTCCATGGTCTGGACAGAGAAGCCGAACACCAGCTCCGCCACCTGGACCGTCAAGTGGTGACGAACGTCTTGGAAGGCCGCTACGACACGCTGCGCCGAGCTTACCAGGATCGGCCGGCGGTAGCCTCTTATTTGGAGCGGGTGCGGCACGACGTCATTCACCATTACAAGGACTTCCTCGCCCACGAAAAGCCGCCCTTTCCAATCCCGGGGTTTGAATTCCGCCGGCCTGATCTGACGCGCTATCACATCAACGTGATCGTGGAGCATGACCCGCACGGCGGCGCGCCCGTGGTCGACGAATCCCATCCGACCTACTCGAACCTTATCGGAAAAATCGAGCGGCGGGCGCAGATGGGCGTCATGTACACGGACTTCACCGAGATTCGGGCCGGCGCCGTCCTGTTCGCCAACGGCGGCTATTTGATCGTCAACGCGCTGGACCTGCTTCGCCAGCCCTTCTCATGGGACGCGTTGAAACGGGTGATTAAAACGGGGGAAGTGAAAATCGAGGACCCCGGGGAATTTTACGGCTTCTCGGCGGTGGGATTAAAACCTGAGCCCATCCCCGTCAACGTGAAAGTCATCCTGGTCGGCCCGCCCGTTCTGTACTCGCTCCTCCAAACCTATGAGGAAGGTTTCGGCAAACTCTTCAAGGTCAAGGCGGACTTCGACACCGACGTCGCGCGCGATGATCGGGAAGATCGGCTCTATGCCCGCTTCATCGCCAAACTGTGCCGAGAGGAAGGGCTGCCCCATTTCGGGGCCGATGCGGTGGCCGAAGTGATCCGGCAGGGTCTGCGGCTCGCCGAACGAAGGGATCGGCTGTCGCTTCGGTT
This sequence is a window from Candidatus Nitrospira inopinata. Protein-coding genes within it:
- a CDS encoding c-type cytochrome — encoded protein: MRRNREVAALIGLVSLLILIDAAIPAGLSAQEYPSDSERGRAIYARHCRSCHGDKGEGNGPSAETLPLPPANFRRLRSILKSDEDLLRVIEHGIVFSPMHAWRGRLADGEMQDVLAYIRLLSQSSP
- a CDS encoding Lon protease family protein; protein product: MTMDKYKLPVSMLAPIIKPAHLGLEHTGELEPLTDIIGQDRAVEALEFGLSMKSAGFNLYVSGPVGTGKGTLVRQMAKRVAQASPAPSDWCYVNNFQDPSRPVCLALPAGQGTSFKRAMGDFIEGLRREIPLAFESKKYLDAKARLQEDFDSKKKALFQELTELSRSRGFGFEETPVGFGIVPLKAGRPMTEADLESLTDEERRDLDERRKILEGEIRDFHVRVHGLDREAEHQLRHLDRQVVTNVLEGRYDTLRRAYQDRPAVASYLERVRHDVIHHYKDFLAHEKPPFPIPGFEFRRPDLTRYHINVIVEHDPHGGAPVVDESHPTYSNLIGKIERRAQMGVMYTDFTEIRAGAVLFANGGYLIVNALDLLRQPFSWDALKRVIKTGEVKIEDPGEFYGFSAVGLKPEPIPVNVKVILVGPPVLYSLLQTYEEGFGKLFKVKADFDTDVARDDREDRLYARFIAKLCREEGLPHFGADAVAEVIRQGLRLAERRDRLSLRFSLVSDLVREAGYWAGKEGRPLVTRADVEAAVAHKRYRSNLAEQWIQDEIKEGTLMVDLDGEVTGQVNGLSVHLLGDYSFGRPTRITARTYVGTKGVIDIQREAELAGMIHSKGVLTLAGYLAGKFAGSHPLAMTASLTFEQTYSEVEGDSAAVAELVAILSSLADLPVRQWLAVTGSVNQLGEVQPIGGVNEKIEGFFESCLRRGLTGKQGVIIPARNTKHLALRRDVVEAAETGRFAVYAVNTIDEAVELLTGIPAGERGLDGLYPPDTVFGRAARRLEEMVNAVARWAEGQEESGDSLITEP
- a CDS encoding dienelactone hydrolase family protein, giving the protein MAATSEHHVSIAQGSVVLEGLLGLPVGSQGAVIFAHGSGSGRFSPRNNFVARHLQQQGLATLLLDLLTEEEASDRRKVFDIDLLADRLLLAKTWLESDRRTSHLRIGYFGASTGAGAALQAAAREPSNIHAVVSRGGRPDLAEPYLSRVTAPTLLIVGGHDFPVIEMNRAAYELLTCEKKLVIIPGATHLFEEPGTLEQVAEQAGSWFFRHLHSSSQ
- a CDS encoding adenylyl-sulfate kinase; the protein is MTANASSKACAIWLTGLPASGKSTIAAALKPKLEAAGHVVEVLESDAVRRILTPAPTYSREERDLFYRALAFMGSRLVAHGVTVIFDATANRRAYRDFARTLIPRFIEVAVVCPLELCMQRDYKGTYQRGQRGETSTVPGLQDAYEAPAYPEVRIDTTRFSAKEAAETIFEYARNKFG
- a CDS encoding nicotinate phosphoribosyltransferase, with translation MNPSRSALLTDLYELTMAQAYLEREMTEPAVFEFFVRKLSPHRNFLIAAGLEQVLDFLAGLRVTQEELAWLEETRLFKSHLLYFLETLRFTGAVAAMPEGTPFFPHEPILRVVAPLPVAQLVESRVMNLLHVQTMIASKAARSVLAAKGKPLIDFGLRRAHGAEAGLLAARASYLVGFSGTATVLAGMVYDIPIYGTMAHSFVQAHRDEREAFEHFAHAQPDNVIFLIDTYDTEAAARLVVSIAPSLKAKGITVKGVRLDSGDLAAHARAVRRILDDGGLSHAQILASGNLDEYRVQALVESGAPIDSFAVGTAMTTSADAPSLDCAYKLQEYAGHPCRKRSEGKATWPGRKQVYRSYTDDGLLDYDVVTTLEDVQTGLPLLQDVMRDGARLAPSPSLHEVRRSTMEQLARLPLSLRALETAPPHPVRIAPALQALARTVDRDLAHQQKQS
- a CDS encoding phosphotransferase family protein; translated protein: MSALSKVRLQRYLQSRFGSDAELLAYDVIGKASGKGVQKRYGYGTPVKLTFRVGGRAQSAVLETMKAGPFGHEHMADRAQAMLWDYDSYGRLPRHVKALDVGAFDDHHRLFSVAEAREFFVLNEWANGTSYHLDLERLAKGGTPRPLDRRRTVALARYLAEIHKTKRRDEDLYKRRLRELIGHGECIMGLTDSYPKRCGFITGDLLRTIEESCNRWRWRLRDKADRLSQVHGDFHPYNVLFRSGTDFSVLDRSRGEWGEPADDVTAMTINYLLSSLIRWGKLTGPFEVLFRLFWDTYIEASGDQDVTGTAAPFYAFRGLVVASPVWYPDLSMEVRRSLFHFIQQVLESPRFEPTRVNEYCGL
- a CDS encoding HPF/RaiA family ribosome-associated protein; this encodes MQLEIESRNVAMTPRWKAEIEARMQDLQRGHDDLIHGRVTLTKNRHHKKQANVAEALVVVSLPGRHTITARKEEKTFEEAIRSAFAAVETELRKYREKRARKEVRLPPLPPYRGVVCKLFPKERYGFILKEGGGEVYFHANALQDLAFDEVEDGMEVLFNLEEGAKGPQATVVTTPDPVASKALS
- a CDS encoding isochorismatase family protein, producing MATPPTMEPLVETLDSHDALILVDVQNDFLPGGPLGVADSGAIVPILSEYVRRFHERGLPIFLTRDWHPRNHCSFQQQGGPWPLHCLAGSQGALPPDQFPVPAPAVIIYKGIDPDQDAYSGFQGTALHRHLQALDVRRLFIGGLATDYCVLNTVKDALSLGYAVRLLTDAIKAVDVRPDDGERAEQEMIRLGAVPIRLEDLTR
- a CDS encoding universal stress protein, producing MKLLLAVDGSDHSYEAVRALKYLSRAEALHIVHVLDVPTPAYPSMIPEVTREFYETTERTMREEGTRLLERIVSLLPMEVGPVTKHLVVGSPADQIIALAEQYKVDLVLLGTRGFGPIKERLLGSVAHRVLTFAPSAKLILRSPLKALDKVLLPLQGQPDAEHALRFLQQRPFRNPPMLTLFTVLPHTKPPWPVNDTAAEQMEAQALREAEAFLNDTAAKLPALGHETRVVASLGTPVEGILKEAGAWQPDLILMGSRGRKGVSRLVLGSVSHALLHQGTYPLMVFN
- a CDS encoding FmdB family zinc ribbon protein, with translation MPMYEYKCLDCGKESVLVVTLKAHEQGDVACPACGSKRLEQRFSPFIAHTSKKS